One genomic segment of Pedobacter endophyticus includes these proteins:
- a CDS encoding DUF6702 family protein translates to MFNTKFVTIIIAFVFFGGISAGKHPLHVSTTEVNFNARDKTLEVSCRIFSDDFEAVLSKTYKQKTDLSNLAMKAAMDELVKRYLITHLQVMANGQPTKMNYLGFEIDHEATNIYLEVEKIPSLKSLKVTNTILYDMFDDQMSIVHLVKGNVRKSAKILYPDKQFGANF, encoded by the coding sequence ATGTTTAATACCAAATTTGTTACCATAATTATTGCTTTCGTGTTTTTCGGCGGAATAAGTGCCGGGAAACATCCGCTTCATGTAAGCACAACTGAGGTGAATTTTAATGCCAGAGATAAAACCCTCGAAGTGAGTTGCAGGATTTTCTCTGACGATTTTGAAGCTGTTTTATCAAAAACCTATAAGCAAAAAACAGATTTATCCAACTTAGCGATGAAAGCTGCAATGGATGAACTGGTAAAACGATACCTGATTACGCATCTTCAGGTTATGGCAAACGGCCAGCCCACAAAAATGAATTATCTTGGCTTTGAGATTGATCATGAAGCCACCAATATTTATCTTGAGGTGGAGAAAATACCTTCGTTAAAATCGTTAAAAGTTACCAATACCATTCTTTACGATATGTTTGATGATCAGATGAGTATTGTGCATTTGGTGAAGGGCAACGTCAGAAAAAGCGCCAAAATTCTCTATCCCGATAAACAGTTTGGCGCAAACTTTTAA
- a CDS encoding DUF7033 domain-containing protein has translation MHLIIFSDLLTPRIKYIFTFIFKEILKAEVEFTGNRQYFLESSNARISYGASPLADEVFFKSTSLLFANKFDKINLKTTTFDDYSVPFPVEESALPFDVFAASFLILTRYEEYLHQKTSEEDFKPSQSLQSKWKMLNRPVIDEWALIIKSIIKKKYATLKFTEKTFSHQPLLNFAVVPELPDGFVNKAKFVFSTLFKKENNFLSAKFDELTGVGAKAETIIDKVNPTLKGKIKPIYFVEFPSVPINYVRINGVSQRLRDKPVGLLRPCASDKEKLGQILDGLTKLKKILPGQVSLMSLQMEPLRFPICYLNLHSAGITTDFSMGYPNVPGFRAGTCTPFNWYDLQLEKVTPLVINSYCLTDLQLQNLPLPEARALISKYLNVVITVSGSFYTCWNLKSLSPSPKYKKLSTLFNEMLAQAGI, from the coding sequence ATGCACCTAATCATTTTCTCTGATCTGTTAACCCCTCGGATTAAGTACATCTTTACTTTCATTTTTAAGGAGATTCTGAAAGCCGAGGTCGAATTTACCGGCAATAGGCAATACTTTCTCGAAAGCAGCAATGCCCGGATCAGTTATGGCGCTTCGCCTCTTGCCGACGAGGTGTTTTTTAAGAGCACCAGCTTGCTCTTTGCAAACAAATTCGATAAGATTAACCTGAAAACGACCACCTTCGACGATTACTCGGTGCCTTTCCCTGTGGAAGAATCAGCGCTGCCCTTTGATGTTTTTGCCGCATCGTTCCTGATCCTGACGCGGTATGAGGAATATTTGCATCAAAAAACTTCCGAAGAGGATTTTAAGCCCTCGCAAAGTTTGCAAAGCAAATGGAAAATGCTGAACAGGCCGGTTATTGATGAGTGGGCGTTGATTATAAAGAGTATTATAAAAAAGAAATATGCGACGCTTAAATTTACCGAGAAAACGTTTAGTCATCAACCGCTTCTTAATTTTGCCGTTGTGCCCGAATTGCCCGATGGCTTTGTAAATAAGGCAAAATTTGTGTTTAGCACTTTGTTTAAAAAAGAGAACAACTTTCTAAGTGCCAAATTCGATGAATTAACAGGTGTGGGCGCCAAGGCAGAAACGATAATTGATAAGGTAAACCCCACCTTGAAAGGGAAGATCAAGCCGATATATTTCGTCGAATTCCCATCGGTACCGATTAATTATGTGCGCATTAACGGCGTTTCGCAAAGGCTAAGGGATAAACCGGTGGGTCTGCTGCGGCCTTGTGCAAGCGATAAGGAGAAACTTGGTCAAATACTTGATGGGTTAACTAAGCTAAAAAAAATCCTCCCCGGCCAGGTTTCGTTAATGAGCTTGCAAATGGAGCCTTTAAGGTTTCCGATCTGTTATCTGAACCTGCACAGCGCCGGCATTACTACAGATTTTTCTATGGGTTACCCCAACGTACCGGGCTTTAGGGCCGGAACCTGTACGCCCTTTAATTGGTACGATTTACAGCTCGAAAAAGTTACCCCACTGGTCATAAATTCTTACTGCCTCACCGATTTGCAATTACAAAATCTGCCATTGCCCGAGGCCAGAGCCCTGATTTCTAAATATTTGAACGTAGTTATTACCGTAAGCGGGTCGTTTTATACCTGCTGGAACCTCAAGAGCTTATCGCCAAGCCCTAAATATAAAAAGTTAAGCACCCTTTTTAACGAAATGCTCGCTCAAGCCGGGATTTAA
- a CDS encoding YjjG family noncanonical pyrimidine nucleotidase: MKKHIFFDLDHTIWDFDRNAEETLNELFYTYNLNGLGLNSCADFITTYTTNNHQLWADYHLGKITKEFLRAERFSKTFIELGIHPDAVPHQFEEDYVRISPTKTNLFEAADEVLSYLQPKYKLHIISNGFKETTLTKMNLSGLNPYFENVIISEDVGVNKPSPIIFEYALDKAKALKEESIMIGDSLEADIYGALNFGMEAIFFNPGGKDKPADVDRQITHLKELLRLF; the protein is encoded by the coding sequence ATGAAAAAACATATTTTCTTCGATCTCGACCATACCATTTGGGATTTTGACCGGAATGCCGAGGAGACCTTGAACGAGCTCTTTTACACTTACAATTTAAATGGGCTGGGCCTTAACTCCTGCGCCGATTTCATTACAACGTACACCACAAATAATCACCAGCTTTGGGCCGACTATCACCTGGGGAAAATTACCAAGGAGTTTTTAAGGGCCGAGCGCTTTAGTAAAACCTTTATCGAGCTCGGTATCCATCCCGACGCCGTTCCGCATCAATTCGAAGAGGATTATGTACGCATTTCGCCAACTAAAACGAATTTGTTCGAGGCTGCAGACGAGGTGTTAAGCTATCTTCAACCCAAGTACAAACTGCATATCATATCGAATGGATTTAAAGAAACTACACTCACAAAAATGAATTTGTCGGGATTAAATCCCTACTTCGAAAACGTAATCATTTCTGAGGATGTAGGCGTAAACAAGCCAAGCCCGATCATTTTTGAATATGCACTCGACAAGGCAAAGGCATTAAAAGAAGAAAGCATCATGATTGGCGACAGTTTGGAAGCCGATATTTATGGCGCTTTAAACTTCGGTATGGAAGCGATCTTTTTTAATCCCGGAGGTAAAGATAAGCCTGCGGATGTTGACCGGCAAATCACTCATTTAAAAGAACTTTTGCGGTTATTTTAA
- the upp gene encoding uracil phosphoribosyltransferase, translating to MIFDLSKTKSIANTFIAELRDENVQKDAMRFRKNIERIGEFFAYEISKSLKYMPQEIATPLGVSQCDVLVQQPVLATILRAGLPLQQGLLNVFDKASCCFIAAYRKTKKTGNFVIQMDYVSSPDLDGSIVIMADPMLATGQSMVLCCKELINRYKIAELHIVSIIASTEGITHVRANLPKAKLWVGAIDEEMTSKSYIVPGLGDAGDLAYGEKV from the coding sequence ATGATTTTTGACTTGAGTAAAACCAAATCGATTGCGAATACTTTCATTGCGGAGCTCCGCGATGAAAATGTGCAAAAAGACGCCATGCGTTTTCGAAAGAACATAGAACGTATTGGCGAATTTTTTGCCTATGAGATTAGTAAATCGCTAAAATACATGCCGCAAGAAATTGCCACTCCGCTCGGGGTTTCGCAATGCGATGTTTTAGTTCAACAGCCGGTATTGGCTACAATATTACGGGCTGGATTACCCTTGCAGCAGGGCTTGCTGAATGTTTTTGACAAGGCGAGTTGTTGCTTTATAGCCGCCTATAGAAAAACAAAAAAAACCGGCAATTTTGTAATTCAGATGGATTATGTGTCGAGTCCGGATTTGGATGGAAGTATCGTAATTATGGCCGACCCGATGCTGGCCACGGGCCAAAGTATGGTTTTGTGCTGCAAGGAACTGATCAATCGTTATAAAATTGCCGAACTGCACATTGTTTCGATTATTGCCAGTACAGAAGGCATTACACACGTTAGGGCAAACCTACCGAAAGCAAAACTTTGGGTTGGCGCCATTGATGAAGAAATGACGAGCAAATCGTACATCGTTCCCGGCTTGGGCGATGCTGGCGATTTGGCTTATGGCGAAAAAGTATAA
- a CDS encoding HupE/UreJ family protein: MPLQDFIFYFKLGWEHIISVDALDHQLFILALIAIYSYTNLKQVLILVTAFTIGHSATLLMSVMDIIRFDSKWVEFLIPCTIVITAISNLFRTDFSLRSVKINYFLALGFGLIHGMGFANSIRMMLASDQNMGWGLFGFNVGLEAGQIFMVLIILILTFIVFNYTRIKRLSWVLFISAAVFSLALKMALERIPF, translated from the coding sequence ATGCCGTTGCAAGATTTTATCTTTTACTTTAAACTGGGTTGGGAGCACATCATAAGTGTCGATGCTTTAGATCATCAGCTTTTTATCTTGGCCCTAATTGCAATTTACAGCTATACCAATTTAAAACAGGTGCTCATCCTGGTTACGGCTTTTACAATTGGCCACTCAGCAACCTTGCTTATGAGTGTGATGGATATCATCCGTTTCGATAGTAAATGGGTGGAATTTCTTATTCCATGCACCATTGTAATTACGGCGATAAGTAATTTATTCAGAACCGATTTCTCGTTGCGATCGGTTAAAATAAACTATTTTTTGGCCCTGGGCTTCGGCCTGATACACGGAATGGGTTTCGCAAATTCGATAAGAATGATGCTGGCAAGCGATCAAAACATGGGCTGGGGCTTGTTTGGCTTCAACGTTGGGCTCGAGGCCGGGCAAATTTTTATGGTTTTGATTATATTGATTTTAACGTTTATTGTTTTTAACTATACCAGAATTAAGCGCTTAAGCTGGGTTCTGTTTATTTCAGCAGCCGTATTTAGCCTGGCTTTAAAAATGGCTTTGGAGCGAATTCCTTTTTAA